The following coding sequences are from one Anaerolineales bacterium window:
- a CDS encoding riboflavin biosynthesis protein RibD: MRKLIVNAFVTLDGVMQAPGGPPEDPTGGFNYGGWSVNYWDEIMGQTMGEYMAKPSELLLGRKTYEIFAAHWPFSHEEPAASVLNRSKKYVASKATTHMDWQNTTLIKGDVVQEIRKLKAEDGPELSVQGSSNFIQTLLQHNLVDEFRIWIFPVVIGKGKRLFGEGTIPSSLKLIDSKASSTGVIIARYEPAGEIKIGTFELEKPSEAELARRKRLAEEG, encoded by the coding sequence ATGAGAAAACTAATCGTGAATGCATTTGTCACCCTTGATGGGGTGATGCAGGCACCCGGTGGGCCACCGGAAGATCCGACGGGTGGCTTCAACTATGGTGGCTGGTCGGTCAATTACTGGGATGAGATCATGGGTCAGACTATGGGTGAATACATGGCAAAGCCTTCTGAACTGCTGCTGGGAAGGAAAACCTACGAGATATTTGCGGCTCATTGGCCGTTCTCCCATGAAGAGCCGGCGGCTTCGGTATTGAATAGATCAAAAAAATATGTCGCATCAAAGGCCACGACTCATATGGATTGGCAAAATACAACGTTAATCAAGGGCGATGTTGTCCAGGAAATCAGGAAGCTCAAAGCAGAGGATGGACCTGAATTGTCGGTTCAAGGGAGCAGCAATTTTATTCAAACCTTATTGCAACACAACCTGGTCGATGAATTTCGCATCTGGATCTTCCCAGTTGTCATCGGCAAGGGGAAACGGTTATTTGGCGAAGGAACGATCCCATCCAGTCTCAAGCTCATCGATAGTAAAGCCTCAAGTACCGGCGTCATTATTGCCAGATATGAGCCTGCCGGTGAGATCAAAATCGGGACATTCGAATTGGAAAAACCTTCCGAGGCAGAGTTAGCCCGGCGTAAGCGACTCGCTGAAGAAGGTTAA